A single Streptomyces mirabilis DNA region contains:
- a CDS encoding MGH1-like glycoside hydrolase domain-containing protein — MTHSGAHVYDPDRPAGSLHLRAARVLEGNWTGTSTVPSHGLYPHQWSWDSAFIAIGLRHLSPLRAQTELETLLGAQWGDGRIPHIVFNPSVPLDAYFPSPDFWRSSTAGRAAGAPRTVQTSGIVQPPVHALAAWLVHQADPGLSRSRSFLSRMYPRLAAWHRYLLHRRDLGGGGLASVVHPWEQGMDNSPCWDAPLSRVTPAAPRSFRRADLDHGSAQDRPTDLDYGRYVRLATDYRDGGYADGAGEFAVEDPAFNALLIASEHALAAIAQELGAAGTARHARAERLTAALVERLWDPAEGMFFCRDVYGGDARDGGENGALGSERRSAESGAHGSERGSRSGALALEQRSAESSAHSSERRSHQSGAHASEQRSRTGALISERSVAGLLPLILPALPRDIAATLARTAGGPHFGLGGVARLAPSYDLTGHAFDPHRYWRGPAWFNTNWLLERGLRLHGEHGRAEELRSALLETADASGFAEYVDPYTGEACGALGFSWTAALTLDLLHEPAGADQVDLTGRADQAGRTDRTDQSTQVVSHPGRRAFDNVHGTPPHASHASHTPHTPHSSFETGAKGGDRG; from the coding sequence ATCACCCACTCCGGCGCGCATGTATACGATCCCGACCGGCCCGCCGGGTCGCTGCACCTCAGGGCCGCCCGGGTACTCGAAGGCAACTGGACGGGAACGTCCACGGTTCCCTCGCACGGCCTGTACCCGCACCAGTGGTCCTGGGACTCCGCTTTCATCGCGATCGGCCTGCGCCACCTGTCCCCCTTGAGGGCACAGACGGAACTGGAGACGCTGCTCGGCGCCCAATGGGGTGACGGCCGGATCCCGCACATTGTGTTCAACCCCTCCGTTCCGCTCGACGCCTACTTCCCGAGCCCCGACTTCTGGCGCTCCTCGACCGCGGGGCGCGCTGCGGGCGCCCCGCGCACCGTACAGACGTCGGGCATCGTGCAGCCACCGGTGCACGCGCTCGCCGCCTGGCTGGTGCACCAGGCCGACCCGGGTCTGTCCCGGTCGCGCTCCTTCCTCTCCCGGATGTATCCCCGGCTGGCCGCCTGGCACCGCTATCTGCTGCACCGGCGGGACCTGGGCGGCGGCGGGCTCGCCTCCGTGGTCCACCCGTGGGAGCAGGGCATGGACAACAGCCCGTGCTGGGACGCCCCGCTCAGCCGCGTCACCCCGGCCGCGCCGCGCTCCTTCCGGCGCGCCGACCTCGACCACGGGTCCGCGCAGGACCGGCCGACGGACCTCGACTACGGGCGGTACGTGCGGCTCGCGACGGACTACCGGGACGGCGGGTACGCCGACGGCGCCGGCGAGTTCGCCGTCGAGGACCCGGCGTTCAACGCGCTGCTGATCGCCTCCGAGCACGCGCTCGCCGCGATCGCACAGGAACTGGGCGCGGCGGGGACGGCGCGGCACGCGCGCGCGGAACGGTTGACGGCAGCGCTGGTGGAGCGCCTGTGGGACCCGGCGGAGGGGATGTTCTTCTGCCGGGACGTGTACGGCGGGGATGCGCGTGACGGGGGCGAGAACGGTGCTCTCGGTTCGGAGCGGCGCTCTGCCGAGAGCGGTGCTCACGGGTCGGAGCGAGGCTCTCGGAGCGGTGCTCTCGCACTGGAGCAGCGCTCCGCCGAGAGCAGTGCTCACTCTTCGGAGCGGCGCTCTCACCAGAGCGGTGCTCACGCTTCGGAGCAGCGCTCCCGCACCGGTGCGCTCATCTCCGAGCGCAGCGTGGCCGGGCTGCTCCCGCTCATCCTCCCCGCACTCCCCCGCGACATCGCCGCCACCCTGGCCCGCACGGCGGGCGGGCCGCACTTCGGGCTCGGCGGGGTCGCCCGGCTGGCGCCGAGTTACGACCTGACCGGGCACGCCTTCGACCCGCACCGCTACTGGCGCGGCCCGGCGTGGTTCAACACGAACTGGCTGCTGGAGCGCGGGCTGCGGCTGCACGGGGAGCACGGGCGCGCGGAGGAGTTGCGGTCGGCGCTCCTGGAGACGGCAGACGCGTCCGGGTTCGCGGAGTACGTGGATCCGTACACCGGCGAGGCCTGCGGCGCGCTCGGCTTCAGCTGGACGGCCGCGCTGACGCTGGACCTGCTGCACGAGCCCGCGGGGGCCGACCAGGTGGATCTGACGGGTCGCGCGGATCAGGCGGGCCGGACGGATCGGACGGATCAGTCGACGCAAGTCGTGTCCCATCCAGGGCGTCGCGCGTTCGACAACGTACACGGCACGCCGCCACACGCATCGCACGCATCACACACGCCACACACGCCACACAGTTCATTCGAGACGGGCGCCAAGGGAGGGGACCGGGGATGA
- a CDS encoding ROK family transcriptional regulator — protein MRAGHQASAGELLELVRSGRATTRGALQQATGLSRATVGQRLDRLFRAGWLREGAGGPVDSPQGGRPSITLEFDDEHAVVLAADLDTRHGRAAVVSLSGEIQAEHHGSLRIEDGPDAVLGELGRWFAELLEKAGQRADAVCGIGIAVPGPVDTDTGKVVQPPIMPGWDGYDIRGRLGRAFAEHAGIESESGAGSATRAGITRSGARIPVLVDNDANLMAYGEQRTGYPDCSAFALVKVSTGIGAGMVVGGSIYRGVDGGAGDIGHIRVGADALCRCGSYGCLAAVASGGAVARRLAESGVPATSGSDVRDLLTAGHPEAMALAREAGRQVGDVLATVVTLLNPGVLMIAGDLAGIPFLTGVRELLYQRALPRSTAHLDVVTSRLGERAGLVGAGALVVEYLYAPERVEERLAALGV, from the coding sequence ATGAGGGCCGGGCATCAGGCAAGCGCCGGGGAACTGCTCGAACTGGTGCGCAGCGGGCGTGCCACGACGCGCGGCGCGCTGCAGCAGGCCACCGGTCTGTCGCGGGCCACGGTCGGCCAGCGCCTCGACCGGCTCTTCCGTGCGGGCTGGCTGCGCGAGGGCGCGGGCGGCCCGGTGGACTCCCCGCAGGGCGGCCGGCCCTCGATCACCCTGGAGTTCGACGACGAACACGCCGTCGTCCTCGCCGCCGACCTCGACACCCGGCACGGCCGGGCCGCCGTCGTCTCGCTGAGCGGCGAGATCCAGGCCGAGCACCACGGAAGCCTGCGCATCGAGGACGGCCCGGACGCCGTGCTGGGCGAACTCGGCCGCTGGTTCGCCGAGCTGCTGGAGAAGGCCGGGCAGCGCGCGGACGCGGTGTGCGGGATCGGGATCGCGGTGCCGGGCCCGGTGGACACCGACACGGGCAAGGTGGTGCAGCCGCCGATCATGCCCGGATGGGACGGTTACGACATACGCGGGCGCCTGGGACGCGCCTTCGCCGAGCACGCCGGTATCGAGAGCGAGAGTGGCGCCGGTAGCGCCACGAGGGCCGGGATCACCAGGAGCGGCGCCCGGATCCCCGTACTCGTCGACAACGACGCCAACCTCATGGCGTACGGCGAACAGCGCACCGGATATCCGGACTGTTCGGCGTTCGCCCTGGTCAAGGTCTCCACCGGTATCGGTGCGGGCATGGTCGTCGGCGGCTCCATCTACCGGGGCGTCGACGGGGGCGCAGGCGACATCGGGCACATCCGGGTGGGCGCGGACGCGCTGTGCCGGTGCGGTTCGTACGGCTGTCTGGCCGCCGTCGCGAGCGGTGGCGCGGTGGCGCGCAGACTCGCCGAGTCCGGCGTCCCGGCCACCTCCGGATCGGATGTGCGCGATCTGCTGACGGCCGGACACCCGGAGGCGATGGCGCTCGCGCGGGAGGCGGGGCGCCAGGTCGGGGACGTACTCGCGACCGTGGTGACCCTGCTGAACCCCGGCGTGCTGATGATCGCCGGGGATCTGGCCGGAATTCCGTTCCTCACGGGTGTGCGCGAGCTGCTGTATCAGCGGGCGCTGCCGCGTTCGACCGCTCATCTGGACGTGGTGACCTCGCGGCTCGGGGAGCGGGCGGGGCTGGTGGGGGCCGGGGCGCTGGTCGTGGAGTACCTGTACGCGCCGGAGCGGGTGGAGGAACGGCTGGCGGCGCTGGGTGTGTGA